In one Microvirgula aerodenitrificans DSM 15089 genomic region, the following are encoded:
- a CDS encoding ParA family protein, translated as MAAIKRVVFNQKGGVGKSTIAANLAAVAAHAGRRVLVIDLDPQGNLTHYLLGTGADTVSPTLFDWFDQQLNFSLFSKETRDFLHATPYPGLTLMASHPELGELAGKLESRYKMYKLRDLLVELAADFDEVWIDTPPALNFFTRSALIAADRCLIPFDCDAFARQALYQLLANVDEIRGDHNPGLTVEGIIVNQFQPRATLPGRMVDELLAEGLPVLDVRLQHSIRVRESHEAARPLIHFDPRHKLTQAFTSLYQQLAAAPAVR; from the coding sequence ATGGCGGCCATCAAGCGAGTCGTTTTCAATCAGAAGGGCGGCGTCGGCAAATCGACCATCGCCGCCAATCTTGCCGCGGTCGCGGCACATGCCGGACGCCGGGTACTGGTCATCGACCTCGATCCGCAAGGCAATCTGACTCACTACCTGCTCGGCACCGGGGCCGATACCGTCTCACCGACGCTGTTCGACTGGTTTGACCAGCAACTGAACTTCAGCCTGTTCTCGAAAGAGACGCGCGACTTCCTGCATGCCACGCCGTATCCGGGCCTGACGCTGATGGCGTCGCATCCGGAGCTGGGCGAACTCGCCGGCAAGCTCGAATCCCGCTACAAGATGTACAAGCTGCGCGACCTGCTGGTCGAGCTGGCGGCTGATTTCGACGAGGTCTGGATCGACACGCCGCCGGCGCTGAACTTCTTTACCCGCTCGGCGCTGATCGCTGCCGACCGCTGCCTGATTCCGTTCGACTGCGATGCGTTCGCACGTCAGGCGCTGTACCAGTTGCTCGCCAATGTCGATGAAATCCGTGGCGACCACAATCCGGGGCTGACGGTGGAAGGCATTATCGTCAACCAGTTCCAGCCGCGCGCCACCCTGCCCGGCCGCATGGTCGACGAGTTGCTTGCCGAGGGCCTGCCGGTGCTGGATGTCCGCTTGCAGCATTCGATCCGGGTACGCGAATCACACGAGGCGGCACGGCCGCTGATCCATTTCGATCCGCGTCACAAGCTGACCCAGGCATTTACGTCGCTGTATCAGCAATTGGCTGCGGCACCGGCAGTTCGCTGA
- a CDS encoding methyl-accepting chemotaxis protein has translation MKSIKTKLIVLVAVAIVVATVSVTLVAFFKLRGDLRTGLEQQVELVAVSQRHFVEEWIDVRKQVVEAGLRHATSPDVSSSLQSLAAAGGFTQMFVGDGASKDMVYSIPGKQKPSPDYDPASREWFKRARAGNDTIVTSPYKPASADIKELVVSIAHRVDGSEKVVAGDIVIGQLVKSVRAVALPGDGFAFLMTREGKLIAYPHEGMELKDVAEVAEGLDAARIQSLLAEPGLTDMTVERVPSLVRLVDVPGTDWVLGMVMDRSVLTGPLLKLVGAMVGATLLVLLLCTGFVTGYLQRLLRGLIQVRDAMREIAAGEGDLTRQIDVPGEDEVAETAQAFNQFIQRLNGMFRELRDDAVQLAGGVVSLGGAFDKMAGDSRALADISSANAATIEQVSVSISQIADAARDTDAMVHETGDASHEGALHIERIATDMDKTSSAVDDLSTLLSSLEQRSQQISQITNVISDIADQTNLLALNAAIEAARAGEQGRGFAVVADEVRKLAERTGKATIEISAMIGSIMSETTRATGNMQVTSGAVSQSVALTREASDRIGRISDTMREVESKIESIALSTGEQHKAALAMAQSTESINLRIVDSDQALQSAKGTLDTLTGLAGSMQQAFSRFRL, from the coding sequence ATGAAATCCATCAAGACAAAGCTGATCGTGCTGGTGGCGGTTGCCATCGTTGTCGCGACGGTCAGCGTCACGCTGGTCGCCTTCTTCAAACTGCGCGGCGATCTGCGTACCGGGCTGGAACAGCAGGTAGAGCTGGTGGCAGTCAGCCAGCGTCACTTCGTCGAGGAATGGATCGACGTGCGCAAGCAGGTGGTCGAAGCCGGCCTGCGCCACGCTACCTCGCCGGATGTGTCCTCGTCGCTGCAGTCGCTGGCGGCCGCAGGGGGCTTTACCCAGATGTTCGTCGGGGACGGAGCCAGCAAGGACATGGTCTACTCCATTCCGGGCAAGCAGAAGCCAAGCCCCGACTACGATCCGGCCAGCCGTGAGTGGTTCAAGCGCGCCCGTGCCGGCAACGACACCATCGTGACCTCGCCGTACAAGCCGGCCAGTGCCGACATCAAGGAACTGGTGGTCAGCATCGCGCACCGGGTCGACGGCAGTGAAAAAGTGGTGGCCGGCGATATCGTCATCGGCCAGCTGGTCAAATCGGTCCGTGCCGTGGCGCTGCCGGGCGACGGCTTTGCCTTCCTGATGACGCGCGAGGGCAAGCTGATTGCCTATCCGCACGAAGGCATGGAACTGAAAGACGTCGCCGAAGTGGCCGAAGGGCTGGACGCGGCGCGGATCCAGTCCCTGCTGGCCGAGCCGGGTCTGACCGACATGACGGTCGAACGCGTGCCATCGCTGGTCAGACTGGTCGATGTGCCCGGGACCGACTGGGTGCTGGGCATGGTGATGGACCGCAGCGTGCTGACCGGACCGCTGCTCAAACTGGTCGGTGCCATGGTCGGCGCCACGCTGCTGGTGCTGCTGCTGTGCACCGGTTTCGTGACCGGCTATCTGCAGCGCCTGCTGCGTGGCCTGATCCAGGTCCGCGACGCGATGCGCGAAATTGCTGCCGGCGAGGGTGACCTGACTCGTCAGATCGACGTGCCGGGCGAAGACGAAGTGGCCGAGACCGCACAGGCATTCAACCAGTTCATCCAGCGTCTGAACGGCATGTTCCGCGAACTGCGCGACGATGCGGTGCAACTGGCCGGCGGCGTGGTATCGCTGGGCGGCGCATTCGACAAGATGGCGGGGGATTCGCGCGCGCTGGCCGATATATCCAGCGCCAACGCCGCAACCATCGAACAGGTGTCGGTCAGCATCTCGCAGATTGCCGACGCCGCGCGCGATACCGACGCGATGGTGCATGAAACCGGTGACGCGTCGCATGAAGGGGCACTGCATATCGAGCGCATCGCCACGGATATGGACAAGACCTCGTCGGCGGTCGATGACCTGTCGACCCTGCTGTCGTCGCTGGAACAGCGCTCGCAGCAGATCAGCCAGATCACCAATGTGATCAGCGACATCGCCGACCAGACCAATCTGCTGGCACTGAACGCTGCCATCGAGGCGGCGCGTGCCGGCGAGCAGGGACGCGGTTTCGCCGTGGTGGCGGACGAAGTGCGCAAGCTGGCCGAGCGCACCGGCAAGGCGACCATCGAGATCAGCGCCATGATCGGCAGCATCATGAGCGAGACCACGCGCGCGACCGGCAATATGCAGGTCACCAGCGGGGCGGTCAGCCAGAGTGTGGCGCTGACCCGAGAAGCCAGCGACCGCATCGGCCGCATCAGCGACACCATGCGCGAGGTCGAGAGCAAGATTGAATCGATCGCGCTGTCGACCGGTGAACAGCACAAGGCCGCACTGGCCATGGCGCAGAGCACCGAGAGCATCAATCTGCGCATCGTCGACAGCGATCAGGCGCTGCAATCGGCCAAGGGGACGCTCGATACGCTGACCGGGCTGGCCGGCAGCATGCAGCAGGCGTTCAGCCGCTTCCGCCTGTAA
- a CDS encoding DMT family transporter: MRSLKILPILCTLTTALVWGLLWYPFRFLTEQGISASMTSMLVYLLCATVGIALFWRDFKRYFRPEFRLLVLMVIFGWTNLGYTWAVTEGQVMRVMLLFYLSPLWTAFLSWLILKETLTRAGLAVIGLSLLGCAITLYRPGLWSGSAMLSERYEWFALTAGFAYSLGTVLSRRAQSLALPVKSACIWLGVAGFAAVTLTLSGRMGEIRLLTPVIGVEIVLIAACLLATSIVSQHGVSLLPANQVMTLMLTELVFAAVSAYLLASERMSLQEWIGGGLIIAASLLSGKMHAGPEKVRLKPEPPLPTR, encoded by the coding sequence ATGCGCAGTCTGAAAATCCTCCCCATCCTCTGTACCCTGACCACCGCGCTGGTGTGGGGGCTGCTGTGGTATCCGTTCCGTTTTCTGACCGAGCAGGGCATCTCGGCGTCGATGACATCGATGCTGGTCTACCTGCTGTGCGCCACGGTCGGCATTGCGCTGTTCTGGCGCGACTTCAAGCGCTATTTCCGCCCCGAGTTCCGCCTGCTGGTCCTGATGGTGATCTTCGGCTGGACCAATCTTGGCTACACCTGGGCCGTGACCGAAGGCCAGGTGATGCGGGTCATGCTGCTGTTCTACCTGTCACCGTTGTGGACTGCCTTCCTGTCCTGGCTGATCCTGAAGGAAACGCTGACCCGTGCCGGGCTGGCGGTGATCGGCCTGTCGCTGCTCGGCTGCGCGATCACCCTGTACCGGCCGGGCCTGTGGAGTGGCTCGGCGATGCTGTCGGAGCGCTATGAATGGTTTGCGCTGACCGCCGGCTTCGCCTACTCGCTCGGCACCGTACTGTCGCGGCGCGCACAATCGCTGGCGCTGCCGGTCAAGTCGGCCTGCATCTGGCTCGGTGTGGCCGGCTTTGCCGCCGTCACGCTGACCCTGTCCGGCCGCATGGGGGAAATCCGCCTGCTGACGCCGGTCATCGGCGTGGAAATCGTGCTGATCGCCGCCTGCCTGCTGGCGACCAGCATCGTGTCCCAGCATGGCGTCAGCCTGCTGCCGGCGAACCAGGTCATGACCCTGATGCTGACCGAACTGGTGTTCGCCGCCGTGTCGGCCTACCTGCTCGCGTCCGAGCGCATGAGCCTGCAGGAATGGATCGGGGGCGGGCTGATCATTGCCGCCAGCCTGCTGTCCGGGAAAATGCATGCCGGACCGGAAAAAGTGCGGTTAAAGCCGGAACCGCCATTGCCAACGCGCTGA